CTCGAAAACCAAAAGGTCCGCTCTGCCGCCGGGGAACAGGCCCGAAACGCGGGACAGAACGCCCTGGAACTGCTCCAGGCTCATGAGGGTCTGGTTTCCTTTTCCGTCGTCCTGATCATCCAGAAGCCCGATCCAGGTTCCCCCGTGGTTCCAGAGCACCAGCGCGACTTTGGGGGCGGGGTATTTTTCGAGACCGGCGCGGATAAAGGCCTCCAGAGTCGCGGGCGAGGCCATGTCCAGCTCGCCGCAGTCCGCCAGAAGCTCCGAGTTCAGCTCCCGAAGCTCTCCCTCCGGGGCGTCGGGGCCTTTCGACGGCCGGATGTGATACGCCCGGGCCCCCGTCCAGTCCCCCAGACCGGCTTCGAAGCCCTGAGCCCGGTCCAGCAGTACCGCCACATCCACTTTGCCCTTCGCCTCCGCAAGACCCTGCTCCAGATTTCTCATATGGTACAGCGCCTGAAATTCCAGGTTGTTGTCTCCGTCCATATAAATGAGAATCGTCCACTCCCGTTTGTCCGAGGGCTCCGGCGTTCCCCAGTCTCCCAGAGAAACGGAGGCGGCCGCGGGCATAATATTGACGGAGAAAATATTGGTCAGGAGCCAGATACACATTAAGACCCCCGGCGCCGCTTTGAATTTTTTCACGTTCACCCCTCCCCTGCGTCTTTTTTTTGGTTATTTTTTCGGGTCACTTCGATCGGAGAATCGCCTCGTTGCGGGCCTTCAGCGCCCTGTCGGCCTCCACCGCCGCCCGAATAAGGTCGTCCAGCCGGGCCGATGTTTCCTCGCCCGAAGCGGACAGCAGCAGCTCCCCTTTGACCTGAACCTCGTCCAGAGTCCGAGTCAGCGCCGCTTCCACGCCTTTCGAGGCCTGGGTTGGCTCGGAGTACAGGAGGTTGTCGGCCAGTTTGCGAAGGGGCGTCAAAGCGCCCGCCATATCGGGCCGGGCGCCGAAGCGGGACAGAAGGTCGTTCACTCGGGCCGATTCGTCCCCCAGACGGTTTTTGGCCTCCCGAACCACTTGTTGGGCCCCGCCGCTTTTGAGGGCCGCCATGTTGATGAACTGCAGGGGCAGAAGAAAGACGAGTCCGCCGGCCACGTGGAGCAGGAAATATCTGAGAACGCTCATCTGGACGAAGGCGTTGAACACCGACGCCAGGATGACGAACACCACATAAAGGCACGCCAGCATGAGCTGCGTAAAGGTGTGGGGCGGCTGACGGCTGGAGTCGGAGTAGACGATCCGGGCGGCGAAAAGCCCCGACAGAACCGCCGAAAAAAGCAGAAGCCCCATGGAGATCCAGAACGTGGTGTTACGCTGTTCCGGAGTGGTCAGGAAGTAAATGAAAATACCCGCGACGACGCATACGGCCGCCAGAGTCAAAAAGATATTGAACGCCTGCCTGAATTTGTTCAACTGAACTCCCATGATGTGACACCTCCAGATTTAGAGCGGATTGCGATTTTTAACTGACCGCTTTGCCGCAGTTGGCGCAGAAGGACGCGCCGGGCGGAATGGACGCTCCGCACTCGCAGGTTTTTTGCAGGGCGGTTCCGCAGCCGGGGCAGAATTTCACGTCCCTCTCAATGACCGCGCCGCACTTTGGACAGGTGAGCGCCAGAGGCTTGCCGCACTCGGAGCAGAACCGGGCGCCTTCCCTGTAAGGTTTTCCGCAGTGCGGACATTTTTGGGCCTCCGGAACGGACTGAGGCGAGGGGGTTCCGGCCAGGCTCAGATTTTGCGCCATCTGACCGGCCATCTGCCCGAAGGCCCCGCCGGTTCCCATGCCCACGCCCAGCCCGATGCCCGCGCCCATGAGGGGATTTCCGCCGCCGCCTCCGGACTCGGCCAGTTTTTCCATGGTGTCGAAGGAGCGCATTTGACGGTAGTCGTAGCCCACGACCTCCATTCGGGCCCGGTCGGACAGGGCCTTCCGAATCTCCACGACGGCGGGGTCGTCCTCCGGGACGTTGACGGAGCCCACGTAGAAGTTCAGGACATCGATGCCGTAGTCGTCGAAAACGGACTTCAGACGCTCCACGCTCTCGTCCGCCATCTCTCCCATGTAGGCGCTGACCTCGAAGATGTTGATCTTCTTTTTTACGAGATAGGAGGCGATCAGGTCCCCGATGCGGTTCAGGATCAGCCCCCGGAAGGCGGAAACCAGCGTCTCACGGTCGAGCTGAGGCCGCGTTCCCACCAGTTTGATCAGGAACTTCCGGGCGTCCTCCACCCGAACGCCAAACTGCCCGTAGGCCCGGACGGGAATGGGAATTTTGTACTCCGGATCCCGCAGCTGCAGGGGATGGGCCGTCCCCCACTTGACGTCCAGCACGTGCATTTTGTTGACGAACCACACCGAGGCCTTGAAGGGAGACTCCCCTCCGGTGGGAAGGTTCAGAAGACGCCCAAGAATGGGATGTTGTCGGTGGACAGGGTGTAGCGCCCCGGACCGAAGCGGTCCAGCGCCTGCCCGTCCCGGAACAGGATGGCCTCCTGAGACTCCTGAACGATGAGCTGCGTCCAGTTGCCCAGTTCGTCGCTGCGTTTGGGGTTTTTGGGGTCCACCCAGCGCCAGGCGAAAATATCCGACGGATCGATGCTGCTGTCGAACTCCACAATTTGAACCAGAGCCATCTCACCGGACCTCCTCTAAAGCCGCGCTTCCAGCAGGCGCGCATCGATCATGCG
The sequence above is a segment of the Synergistaceae bacterium genome. Coding sequences within it:
- a CDS encoding zinc-ribbon domain-containing protein, whose product is MAQNLSLAGTPSPQSVPEAQKCPHCGKPYREGARFCSECGKPLALTCPKCGAVIERDVKFCPGCGTALQKTCECGASIPPGASFCANCGKAVS